A region of the Culex quinquefasciatus strain JHB chromosome 1, VPISU_Cqui_1.0_pri_paternal, whole genome shotgun sequence genome:
TACAAATATTGgtaatattcaaataaaaaagaactATTCTGTTAACCAGATcagatcaaaatttaaaaaaggctGCTCATCGTTGTAGTCAATCCCAGTAATAATTTTCAGTAATATGTTTGAGAATTGGCAAAATCTTGAAAGAGCCAGTTGGTTTCTCTTACTATTTGTGATGAAACAAGTATACAAATATCTAAATCACTCATTCATTTATGTAAATGCTTTGTTAATTACAATTATTGAATTTCAGTTTTATTCATTTGAGTTTATTCAAACCTTTATGCAATTTGCTACATATCTGTTGAACGTTTCTACCCAAAATGAACTTGCTTTTTGTCGTTTTCATTTTTCACAAACGATGGTCTCTTCAGAATAGATCGCACACTCTCGTCGAGTTCGTACTTTTCCTCCAAATCCTTGATTTGCTGCTCGAGTTCATCAGCACAGCTGGCCGAATTATGGACGGCAGTCTGCAGTCGAAGAATCATCTCCTCTTCTGGAGCCAACTCTACGTCCATCTCGTCCAGTTCGGCTTCCTTCAGTTTAAGTTCGTTGCCTTCTCGTTCCAGATCCACTTGCCGTACTGTGAGAGGGCTCATGACGCTAGCCGGAACCATTGCCGGATGCTCGTCTTCTTGGCTTTCGGCACGGCTCATCTTCGTTAAAGTGGCTTCCATTGCGAATTCACTGGCAAAGCCGGACGATATTGCGCAGAATGCTTCACGATCATCCCAAAACTTTGTCCGCACGGCACGCGTTGCTTCCTGTTTAGCTTTCATTTCCGCTTCCTGCTTGAGATACAGCTCCTTCCAACTTTCGTACTGAAGGTTCAGTACGATTTCGTCGGCCTTCAGTGAGTAGTATCGTTTCAGATCCAGTTCGTACTCATCCTGTAGCTGTTGCAATTTTTCCGTAACTTCGTCGATTAGTTTCTGCTTTTCAGAAAGATCTTGATCGGATGAGTTTTGCTTGTCGGAAGATTCCATATTTGAACAATGATTGAATATTGTGTTTTGATTGAACAACTTTGTTTGAGAATAttctttgaggttatgtttttaaaaatgacaaCTGAACAGACAAGACTAAATGTCTAATCAAAGGACGTCATGACAATTGCTTACCGTTGCGTATCGATATCCGGCTTTTTCACTTGATTCACAG
Encoded here:
- the LOC119765220 gene encoding uncharacterized protein LOC119765220, which codes for MESSDKQNSSDQDLSEKQKLIDEVTEKLQQLQDEYELDLKRYYSLKADEIVLNLQYESWKELYLKQEAEMKAKQEATRAVRTKFWDDREAFCAISSGFASEFAMEATLTKMSRAESQEDEHPAMVPASVMSPLTVRQVDLEREGNELKLKEAELDEMDVELAPEEEMILRLQTAVHNSASCADELEQQIKDLEEKYELDESVRSILKRPSFVKNENDKKQVHFG